A genomic region of Desulfurella sp. contains the following coding sequences:
- a CDS encoding amidohydrolase family protein, with product MEIVYAKWLFDGKKLRKQTACVLENNIVIDLLPLNTAKKLYPLSHLTDYGEGVLFSGFVNAHTHLELSNIKIEPYLGFVNWLKTMIESKKQDNENQLQNSIKIAVDTQIENGVCAIADISNTLKTADYLTKIPKSIIFFENYSLKKDIANEKITYIENNIENIKQKKYVKIYVSAHSIYSTHKDLLKYTLLKNNPKIGNDLFSLHFLESEYENLFANSCGDLYEMLQQKGLIEDKLHYPSALEYIKSLGDIKKGLFVHCVYIKPHEIDFLKSTGSSIVISPRSNYYISKTLPNLELLKKSGINVAIGTDSLASNWDLSIINELKFLYKYYSQIDPAYFFELATLGGYNALNLKIGFKKGFYAYPFFIRASTNNALEEILQ from the coding sequence ATGGAAATAGTTTATGCTAAGTGGTTGTTTGATGGTAAAAAGCTTAGAAAGCAAACAGCATGTGTACTTGAAAATAATATTGTAATAGACTTATTACCACTTAACACCGCAAAAAAACTCTATCCTCTATCACATTTAACAGACTATGGTGAAGGTGTATTATTTAGCGGTTTTGTTAATGCACATACACACCTGGAACTTTCAAATATAAAAATTGAGCCATATCTGGGATTTGTAAACTGGCTTAAAACAATGATAGAAAGCAAGAAACAAGATAATGAAAACCAATTACAAAATTCTATCAAAATAGCAGTTGACACTCAAATTGAAAATGGAGTTTGCGCCATTGCAGATATCAGCAATACTTTAAAAACTGCAGATTATCTTACTAAAATACCAAAATCTATTATTTTTTTTGAAAATTATTCACTAAAAAAAGATATAGCAAATGAAAAAATTACGTATATTGAAAATAATATTGAAAATATAAAACAAAAAAAATATGTAAAAATTTATGTTAGTGCACATTCTATTTATTCTACACACAAAGACTTACTAAAATATACATTGCTTAAAAACAATCCAAAGATTGGAAACGATTTGTTCAGTTTGCATTTTTTAGAAAGTGAATATGAAAATCTATTTGCCAATTCCTGTGGAGATTTATATGAAATGCTTCAACAAAAGGGTTTGATAGAAGACAAATTACATTATCCAAGTGCACTTGAATACATAAAAAGTTTAGGAGACATAAAAAAAGGTTTATTTGTTCATTGTGTATATATCAAACCTCATGAAATTGACTTTTTAAAATCTACCGGCTCAAGTATTGTAATATCGCCACGCAGTAATTATTATATAAGCAAAACACTTCCAAATTTAGAGTTACTAAAAAAGTCTGGCATAAATGTGGCGATTGGCACAGATTCTCTTGCTAGTAACTGGGATTTAAGTATTATCAATGAGTTGAAATTTTTATATAAATATTACAGCCAAATTGATCCTGCTTATTTTTTTGAATTAGCTACACTTGGGGGTTACAATGCACTAAATTTAAAAATTGGCTTTAAAAAGGGATTTTATGCTTACCCTTTCTTTATAAGAGCATCTACAAACAATGCGCTTGAAGAAATTTTGCAATAA
- the carB gene encoding carbamoyl-phosphate synthase large subunit — protein MPKDDSIKKVLIIGSGPIVIGQACEFDYSGTQSCRALLKEKIEVVLVNSNPATIMTDPQFANKTYIEPISVEFIEKIIAKEKPTHLLPTLGGQTALNAAVGLYEAGVLEKHNVKLIGANVESIKKAEDRELFKKAMNKIGLKTPKSAVVRNIEEANLAVNEIGFPVIVRPSFTLGGTGAGIAYNKDEFESVVKWGLDQSPIKEILVEQSVIGWKEFELEVMRDKADNVVIVCSIENFDPMGVHTGDSITVAPAQTLTDKEYQLLRDASIEIIREIGVETGGSNIQFCVNPQNGEFYVIEMNPRVSRSSALASKATGFPIAKIATLLSIGYTLDEIPNDITKKTPASFEPTLDYVVTKIPRFTFEKFNTKDEIGMQMKSVGEVMAIGRTFKESLQKAIRSLELDYYGFEDPQENDIVKIIDKIVHPNSKRLFYIAKAMRMGMSIDEIYKYSFIDKWFLANIKQILDMENEIKLNGINIENIKKIKQYGFSDKYIANLVNKKEEDVRTLRKNLNIKNVYKMVDTCAAEFESYTSYLYSTYEDENESKKSNKKKVVILGSGPNRIGQGIEFDYTCVHASLTLKEEGFESIMINCNPETVSTDYDISDKLYFEPLTFEDVMNVIENEDPEGVILQFGGQTPLKLASELQKNNVKILGTDSSSIDIAEDRELFKQLINKLGLKQPTSATATTIQQAIEIANTIGYPVLVRPSYVLGGRAMMIVYDQSHMEKYSQEAIKVSGDHPILIDKFLEDAIEIDVDALSDGTDTVICGIMEHIEAAGVHSGDSACSLPPRTLNRQMIDELKRQTKIISKELKIVGFINIQFAIKDNIIYILEVNPRASRTIPFVSKATGVAWPKIATKVLLGKTLKELNVKEVVPKYYAVKEVVLPFAKFPDVDVVLGPEMKSTGEVMGIDKNFSLAYYKAFYASGSVLPTKGNVFLSLADKDKAYVNEIAQKLVSLNFKIFATQRTYNMIKNLDNVYYVKKVSEGRPNILDLIINDEIDFVINTPSGKVSFSDSFHIRRLSLLKNIPYCTTVWGALASIEAITAKIQSQNIDVKAIQDYYKEIDHEQ, from the coding sequence ATGCCAAAAGATGACTCTATTAAAAAAGTCCTTATTATAGGCTCAGGTCCAATAGTAATTGGTCAGGCATGTGAATTTGACTATTCAGGGACACAAAGTTGTAGAGCCTTGTTAAAAGAGAAAATTGAGGTAGTTTTAGTCAACTCAAACCCAGCTACAATAATGACAGACCCTCAGTTTGCAAACAAAACTTACATTGAGCCAATAAGCGTAGAATTTATAGAAAAAATCATAGCAAAGGAAAAGCCCACGCATTTATTGCCTACACTTGGTGGTCAAACAGCATTAAATGCAGCTGTAGGCTTATATGAAGCAGGTGTTCTTGAAAAACACAATGTAAAACTTATAGGTGCAAATGTAGAATCAATAAAAAAGGCTGAAGACAGGGAATTATTTAAAAAAGCAATGAACAAAATAGGTCTTAAAACGCCAAAATCAGCTGTAGTAAGAAACATTGAAGAAGCAAATCTTGCTGTAAACGAAATAGGGTTTCCAGTAATTGTAAGACCATCGTTTACATTGGGTGGTACCGGTGCAGGGATTGCCTACAATAAAGATGAATTTGAATCTGTTGTAAAATGGGGATTGGATCAAAGTCCTATCAAAGAAATACTAGTGGAACAATCCGTTATTGGCTGGAAAGAGTTTGAACTTGAAGTTATGCGAGACAAAGCGGATAATGTTGTTATCGTTTGCTCAATTGAAAACTTTGACCCAATGGGCGTGCACACAGGGGATTCTATTACAGTTGCGCCTGCGCAAACACTTACAGATAAAGAGTATCAGCTTTTAAGAGATGCAAGTATTGAAATAATAAGAGAAATAGGTGTGGAAACAGGTGGTTCCAATATACAGTTTTGTGTTAACCCTCAAAATGGCGAATTTTACGTAATAGAAATGAACCCAAGAGTTTCACGCTCAAGCGCACTGGCAAGCAAAGCCACAGGTTTTCCTATAGCAAAAATTGCTACGCTTTTAAGCATTGGCTATACTTTGGATGAAATACCCAACGATATAACCAAAAAAACACCCGCAAGTTTTGAGCCAACACTAGATTATGTTGTAACCAAAATACCGCGCTTCACATTTGAAAAATTTAACACAAAAGATGAAATTGGGATGCAGATGAAAAGTGTAGGCGAAGTTATGGCTATCGGGCGCACATTTAAAGAATCCTTACAAAAAGCCATAAGATCGCTTGAGTTAGATTACTATGGTTTTGAAGATCCCCAAGAAAATGACATTGTAAAAATTATCGATAAAATTGTTCATCCAAATAGTAAACGCTTATTTTACATTGCAAAAGCAATGCGAATGGGCATGTCTATAGATGAAATATACAAATATTCATTTATTGACAAATGGTTTTTGGCAAATATAAAACAAATACTTGATATGGAAAATGAAATAAAATTAAATGGCATAAATATTGAAAACATTAAAAAAATCAAACAATACGGCTTTTCGGATAAATATATTGCAAATCTTGTCAATAAAAAAGAAGAAGACGTTAGAACTTTAAGAAAAAATTTGAATATCAAAAATGTATATAAGATGGTTGATACATGTGCTGCTGAGTTTGAATCATATACTTCATACCTTTATTCAACATACGAAGATGAAAATGAATCTAAAAAATCCAACAAAAAAAAGGTTGTAATTTTAGGCAGTGGTCCAAATAGAATAGGTCAGGGCATAGAATTTGACTATACGTGTGTACATGCTAGTCTTACATTGAAAGAAGAAGGTTTTGAATCTATCATGATAAATTGTAACCCTGAGACTGTTTCAACCGATTATGATATTTCTGATAAACTTTATTTTGAACCTTTAACTTTTGAAGATGTTATGAATGTTATAGAAAACGAAGATCCAGAAGGTGTAATTTTACAGTTTGGGGGTCAAACACCACTTAAGCTTGCAAGCGAACTTCAAAAAAACAATGTTAAAATATTAGGTACAGACTCATCAAGCATAGATATAGCCGAAGATAGAGAATTATTTAAGCAGTTAATCAATAAATTAGGCTTAAAACAACCAACAAGTGCAACAGCAACAACAATACAGCAAGCAATTGAGATTGCAAATACTATTGGCTACCCAGTGCTTGTAAGACCGTCATATGTGCTTGGTGGAAGAGCAATGATGATAGTCTACGACCAATCTCATATGGAAAAATACTCACAAGAAGCCATAAAAGTATCGGGAGATCACCCTATATTGATAGATAAATTTTTAGAAGATGCAATTGAAATAGATGTTGATGCATTATCAGATGGGACTGATACGGTTATTTGTGGTATAATGGAACATATTGAAGCAGCAGGAGTACACTCTGGGGATTCTGCTTGTTCTTTGCCACCAAGAACCCTAAATAGACAAATGATAGATGAGCTAAAGCGCCAAACAAAAATCATATCCAAAGAACTAAAAATTGTTGGTTTTATAAATATACAGTTTGCAATTAAAGATAATATAATTTATATTCTTGAAGTTAATCCAAGAGCTTCAAGGACGATACCTTTTGTTAGTAAAGCAACAGGCGTTGCCTGGCCCAAAATTGCAACAAAAGTGCTTCTTGGTAAAACGCTAAAAGAGCTTAATGTTAAAGAAGTAGTTCCCAAATATTATGCTGTAAAAGAGGTTGTTTTACCTTTTGCTAAGTTTCCAGATGTTGATGTTGTATTGGGTCCAGAAATGAAGTCCACAGGCGAGGTTATGGGTATTGATAAAAATTTCTCACTGGCATATTACAAAGCTTTTTATGCAAGTGGTTCGGTTTTGCCTACAAAAGGCAATGTATTTTTGTCGCTTGCTGATAAAGATAAAGCTTATGTAAATGAAATTGCGCAAAAATTGGTTTCTTTAAACTTTAAAATATTTGCAACACAAAGAACTTACAATATGATAAAAAATCTTGATAATGTATATTATGTTAAAAAAGTCAGTGAGGGTAGACCCAATATTCTTGATTTAATCATTAATGATGAGATAGATTTTGTCATAAACACACCATCAGGTAAAGTATCATTCAGTGATTCGTTTCATATCAGGAGGTTGTCTTTGTTAAAAAATATACCTTATTGTACCACGGTTTGGGGAGCTTTGGCAAGCATCGAAGCCATAACAGCAAAGATCCAATCTCAAAATATAGATGTAAAAGCAATTCAAGATTATTATAAGGAGATAGACCATGAGCAATAA
- the greA gene encoding transcription elongation factor GreA codes for MSNKVFFTPEGYNKLIDELEKLQKIERPKIIKEIEEARAKGDLSENAEYHAAKEKQVFIEKRITEISNKINKACIIDPNSVPKDKISFGCKVKLLNTDTDEEVEYMIVGEDEANPNEGKISVNSPIALALLGKEIGDVVSVKVPAGLKNFEIEDIS; via the coding sequence ATGAGCAATAAAGTATTTTTTACACCAGAAGGCTACAATAAGCTAATTGATGAATTAGAAAAACTACAAAAAATTGAAAGGCCTAAGATTATTAAAGAAATAGAAGAGGCACGTGCTAAAGGTGACTTAAGTGAAAATGCCGAGTATCATGCAGCAAAAGAAAAACAGGTTTTTATAGAAAAACGTATAACAGAAATTTCCAATAAAATAAATAAAGCCTGTATAATTGACCCAAATAGTGTTCCAAAAGACAAAATAAGTTTTGGATGCAAAGTAAAGCTTCTAAATACTGATACAGATGAGGAAGTTGAGTATATGATAGTAGGCGAAGATGAAGCTAATCCAAACGAAGGAAAAATTTCTGTAAACAGCCCAATAGCTTTGGCACTTTTAGGTAAAGAGATAGGAGATGTTGTGAGCGTAAAAGTACCAGCTGGTTTAAAAAATTTTGAAATAGAGGACATATCATAA
- a CDS encoding dihydroorotate dehydrogenase electron transfer subunit — MQALILSNDKVANDIYCIKLQKPHWFNYKPGKFLMLKVNNLNEPLLRRPFSIAEAVNSSIDIYYKVVGLGTKILSDLKKGEFIDFTGPFGNSFEIKHKRLALVGGGIGVAPLIGLKNFLDEQKIESECFFGFNTVNDCFVDFGHIATIDGSSGIKGTVVDMLSHLDNSYHVYACGPNAMLSALCKLADEKGFSMDISLESNMACGFGVCLGCSVNTIKGYKQVCKDGPIFNYAEIIW, encoded by the coding sequence ATGCAAGCACTAATATTAAGCAACGATAAAGTTGCAAATGATATATATTGTATAAAACTTCAAAAGCCGCATTGGTTTAATTACAAACCAGGCAAATTTTTAATGCTTAAAGTAAATAATTTAAATGAACCATTACTTCGAAGACCATTTAGCATAGCTGAAGCTGTAAATTCATCAATAGATATTTACTACAAAGTAGTTGGTCTTGGAACAAAGATTTTATCTGATTTAAAAAAGGGTGAATTTATCGATTTTACAGGACCTTTTGGCAATAGTTTTGAAATAAAACACAAACGCCTTGCTCTAGTAGGTGGTGGCATTGGTGTTGCACCACTTATTGGTTTGAAAAACTTTTTAGACGAGCAAAAAATTGAATCTGAGTGTTTTTTTGGATTTAATACTGTTAATGATTGCTTTGTAGACTTTGGTCATATTGCCACAATTGATGGCTCTTCTGGTATAAAAGGCACAGTTGTTGATATGCTGTCTCATTTAGATAATTCGTATCATGTTTATGCTTGTGGACCAAATGCTATGCTTAGTGCTTTATGCAAACTTGCAGATGAAAAAGGTTTTAGTATGGATATATCCCTAGAATCTAACATGGCATGTGGTTTTGGTGTTTGCCTGGGTTGTAGCGTAAATACAATAAAAGGGTACAAACAGGTTTGCAAAGATGGACCAATCTTTAATTATGCGGAGATAATATGGTAA
- a CDS encoding dihydroorotate dehydrogenase, which yields MVNLSVKLNNLIFKNPVMSASGTFGYGIEYNGFFDIGLLGGVIVKGLSLNPRQGNPPPRIIETPCGMLNSIGLQNIGYKKFISDILPQFDNIDTNLIVNIYGGEIGEFVELASKLNDYKQIAALEVNVSCPNVKAGGATFGKDPEVVFVLVSSIKKVCEKPIIVKLTPNVTDIALIAQAAQSAKADAVSLINTITGMVIDTKTKKPFLGNKFGGLSGPAIYPVGLRMVYETYEKINIPIIGVGGINSPDIAIQYFLAGASLIQIGTANFVEPDIALKIIKGIRRYLENEKIDDVGKLVGLAHN from the coding sequence ATGGTAAACTTATCAGTAAAATTAAATAATTTAATATTTAAAAATCCAGTGATGAGTGCCTCTGGCACATTTGGTTACGGGATTGAGTACAATGGATTTTTTGATATAGGGCTTCTTGGTGGTGTTATTGTAAAAGGCTTAAGTCTAAACCCAAGGCAGGGCAACCCGCCACCAAGAATTATAGAAACTCCATGTGGTATGCTAAACTCTATTGGCTTACAAAATATAGGCTATAAAAAATTTATTAGCGATATTTTACCCCAATTTGACAATATTGATACAAACTTAATAGTGAATATTTATGGTGGTGAAATCGGAGAATTTGTGGAACTTGCAAGCAAACTAAATGATTATAAACAAATTGCTGCTTTGGAAGTAAATGTATCGTGCCCAAATGTCAAAGCAGGCGGTGCTACATTTGGAAAAGACCCAGAAGTTGTATTTGTCCTTGTATCAAGCATCAAAAAAGTTTGCGAAAAACCAATAATTGTCAAATTAACACCAAATGTTACAGATATTGCTCTAATTGCACAGGCGGCTCAATCTGCTAAAGCTGATGCGGTAAGTTTAATAAACACTATTACGGGTATGGTTATTGATACAAAAACCAAAAAACCTTTCCTTGGGAATAAATTTGGCGGATTAAGCGGACCAGCTATTTATCCAGTGGGGCTTAGAATGGTTTATGAAACCTATGAAAAAATAAATATACCAATAATTGGCGTTGGCGGTATAAATAGTCCTGATATTGCTATTCAATACTTTCTCGCTGGGGCATCTTTAATACAAATTGGCACAGCCAATTTTGTTGAACCAGATATTGCTTTAAAAATAATAAAAGGAATAAGGAGGTACTTAGAAAATGAAAAAATTGATGATGTTGGCAAGCTTGTTGGTCTTGCTCACAACTAG
- a CDS encoding outer-membrane lipoprotein carrier protein LolA, with amino-acid sequence MKKLMMLASLLVLLTTSAFAYTLKDLGISLKNYQVLPFKQIAINAMTKQKLERNGILTIKKGQYMIFTYKNETVKLKDAKVYDTIDNSTKVYPLEGFNQVLYNLFLGKENINSIFDIKKTNSNFLLTPKQKTNIARVDLSLDNQKLKEIKITDIYGNIIIFNF; translated from the coding sequence ATGAAAAAATTGATGATGTTGGCAAGCTTGTTGGTCTTGCTCACAACTAGTGCTTTTGCATACACATTAAAAGACTTGGGTATTTCTCTTAAAAATTATCAGGTTTTGCCTTTTAAACAAATTGCAATAAATGCAATGACAAAACAAAAACTTGAAAGAAATGGTATTTTGACAATAAAAAAAGGGCAATATATGATTTTTACCTACAAAAATGAGACCGTAAAACTAAAAGATGCCAAAGTATATGATACTATAGACAATAGTACTAAAGTTTATCCACTAGAAGGTTTTAATCAAGTTTTATACAATCTTTTTTTGGGAAAAGAAAACATTAATTCAATCTTTGATATTAAAAAAACAAATAGTAACTTTTTGCTTACACCAAAACAAAAAACAAACATTGCTCGGGTAGATCTTTCTTTAGATAACCAAAAACTTAAAGAAATTAAAATTACAGATATTTATGGCAATATAATAATATTTAATTTTTAA
- a CDS encoding spore photoproduct lyase family protein, giving the protein MLLLCCEHYNEAKPFIEYFKAQKQRNLYLAKGIAIYVNFGKGALSLAFEFTKLNEILKPDLSILFGTAGNISDLKIGDIIIAKKIKLFDTNLSPLLNPVELNTINGFKNVDCISVFGNYALNKDLSNFGDCIDMEAYFFAKALNQLNAKGFIVKLISDNNDIIKKLITIDYTRVLNVINTFKTITDNNLTEIFFKTRTTDLNVLFGLKKLFEKKHYTFTMRQNIYKKIVVNTSKITKTPFKLKCSFSELPVEKKYIKISDYVGIFHNLKDKCAVIFANKKGEFLRKTPDHYTPQGTYGYSILQSYNCIYDCSYCFLKGYFKSFNPVIFKNIQDYFVEIKKTLKKDKLRPMYFYFGTFSDPIALSIFDKSYIKFAEFFENLDAILEIRTKSANIKELLQHKPFKNTIIAFSLAPQNAIEKFEYFTPNLTRRIEALKLLDNAGFNIGIRFDPFFCEFLNQYESFVSFLKQLKHLHSIEIGFLRFSKNEYKIFLDKNPAILSGMILKNNMYLSNKIENIKYAIQNIFSDFKDKIYYNMC; this is encoded by the coding sequence ATGTTGCTTTTATGTTGCGAACACTACAACGAAGCAAAACCATTCATTGAATATTTCAAGGCTCAAAAACAGCGCAATTTATACCTAGCAAAAGGTATAGCAATTTATGTAAATTTCGGTAAAGGCGCATTGAGCCTTGCTTTTGAATTTACGAAGTTAAACGAAATATTAAAACCAGACTTAAGTATTTTATTTGGTACAGCAGGAAATATATCAGATTTAAAAATAGGTGATATAATAATAGCTAAAAAGATAAAATTATTTGATACAAATCTATCACCACTACTAAACCCTGTAGAATTAAATACTATTAATGGTTTTAAAAATGTTGATTGCATAAGTGTTTTTGGTAATTATGCACTAAATAAAGATTTAAGCAATTTTGGCGATTGTATTGATATGGAAGCTTATTTTTTTGCAAAAGCACTTAATCAATTAAACGCAAAGGGCTTTATTGTAAAACTTATAAGTGATAACAATGATATAATTAAGAAATTGATTACAATTGATTACACTAGGGTTTTAAATGTAATAAATACTTTTAAAACAATAACGGATAACAACCTAACAGAAATTTTTTTTAAAACACGCACTACTGATTTAAATGTGCTTTTTGGTTTAAAAAAACTTTTTGAAAAAAAACATTACACATTTACAATGCGTCAAAATATATATAAAAAAATTGTTGTTAATACTTCAAAAATCACAAAAACACCATTTAAACTTAAATGCAGCTTTAGTGAGCTGCCTGTTGAAAAAAAATACATAAAAATTTCCGATTATGTTGGTATTTTTCACAATCTAAAAGACAAATGTGCAGTAATTTTTGCAAATAAGAAAGGAGAATTTCTAAGGAAAACTCCAGATCATTACACACCGCAAGGTACCTATGGATACTCAATTCTACAGTCCTATAATTGCATATATGATTGTTCATATTGTTTTTTAAAAGGTTATTTTAAATCATTTAATCCAGTTATTTTTAAAAATATACAGGATTACTTTGTAGAAATTAAAAAAACACTGAAAAAAGATAAACTAAGACCAATGTATTTTTACTTTGGAACATTTTCCGATCCTATAGCTTTAAGTATCTTTGATAAAAGTTATATTAAATTTGCCGAGTTTTTTGAAAATCTCGATGCAATATTAGAAATCAGGACAAAATCAGCCAATATTAAAGAATTATTACAACACAAACCTTTTAAAAATACAATAATTGCTTTTTCGCTTGCACCTCAAAATGCTATAGAAAAATTCGAATACTTTACTCCAAACCTGACAAGAAGAATTGAAGCGTTAAAATTGTTAGACAACGCCGGTTTTAATATTGGCATTCGTTTTGATCCTTTTTTTTGTGAATTTTTAAATCAATATGAAAGTTTTGTGAGTTTCTTAAAGCAATTAAAACATTTGCACTCAATTGAAATTGGTTTTTTGAGATTTTCAAAAAACGAGTACAAAATTTTTTTAGATAAAAACCCGGCAATTCTTTCAGGCATGATCTTAAAAAACAATATGTATTTATCAAATAAAATAGAAAATATAAAATACGCAATACAAAATATATTTAGTGATTTTAAAGATAAAATTTACTATAATATGTGTTAA
- a CDS encoding roadblock/LC7 domain-containing protein: MKEEDLNAQLAELVRLNPQIEGSALVSSDGLMISSQLPSNFDEDRVAAMSAALLTLGERAVDELEKGVPEQVTVKGDKGYIILTSAGSEAVLIVLAKPGVKLGLLYLDIKNTSKKLKELMS; the protein is encoded by the coding sequence ATGAAAGAAGAAGATCTCAACGCACAATTGGCAGAATTAGTTAGATTAAATCCGCAAATTGAAGGTTCAGCATTGGTAAGTTCAGATGGTTTAATGATAAGTTCACAGTTGCCGTCTAATTTTGATGAAGACAGAGTTGCTGCAATGTCAGCTGCACTGCTAACATTAGGTGAGCGTGCAGTAGATGAATTAGAAAAAGGTGTACCTGAGCAGGTTACCGTTAAAGGCGATAAAGGTTATATAATATTGACATCAGCTGGCAGCGAAGCAGTTTTAATTGTGCTTGCAAAACCAGGTGTAAAATTGGGTTTGCTTTATTTGGACATTAAAAACACATCAAAAAAACTAAAAGAATTAATGTCATAA